The uncultured Bacteroides sp. DNA segment TTAAAGAGAATAGCGAACGCTTATTGGGAATTACAGGAGAGTTACTCAATCTGACTCAGGTTGAAGCGGGTAAGCTACAGCTAATTCCTAAAATAACCAAACCGATTGAGTTGATAGAATATGCCATAAAGGCTAATCAGGTACAGGCGGCTAAATTTAATATTCAGATAGAAGTAGAATACCCTGAGACGAAGATCAGCAAATTATTTGTAGATAGCGAGAAAATAGCTTGGGTGCTTACTAACCTGCTGAGCAACGCTATCCGTTATTCCAAAGAAAATGGAAGAGTGATCATTGGAGCAAAGCAAGAGGACGATATTATTGAACTCTATGTGAAAGATTTCGGTAAAGGAATAGATCCTCGTTATCATCAAAGTATCTTTGATCGCTATTTTAGGGTGCCGGGTACAAAAGTACAGGGCAGTGGGCTGGGATTATCTATTTCGAAAGATTTTGTAGAGGCTCACAATGGAACTTTGACTGTTGAGAGTGAACCGGGAAATGGAAGTCGATTTGTAATCCGCTTGAAGGCTTAAAATAAAAAAAGCACCCAGAAGTGGAAGCCTCCCAAATGCTTTATTCTTAAATGTAGCGCGACCCAGGATTGAACTGGGGACCTCATGATTATGAATCATGCGCTCTAACCGGCTGAGCTATCGCGCCATCGTTTCTCGATTGCGGGTGCAAAGATATTGCTTTTTCTGAATTTTCCAAAATAATCGTAAGCATTTTCTTCCCTTTTTCTCTTCTGTTGCTTTGTGAAGCTTTTCATGTTTCAAACTTTTAGTAAGATGACAGAAATATGTGAGATAGAAGAAAGTAGGTGAATTGTATCGTGTAATTAGAAAAAAGTGTCTATCTTGGCACGCACAATTTAAATACGCTAAGTATGAAAAGAGAGAAACTACATTTAGAGTATCTTTTGAATGCGACTTCTAGAAATATTATATGGTCGGCTATCAGTACCCCTACGGGTTTGGAGGGATGGTTTGCCGACAAAGTGGTCTCGGATGATAAGATTGTTACTTTTCATTGGGGGAAAACCGAAAAAAGAGAAGCTGAGATAATCGCTATTAGGGCTTATTCATTTATCCGTTTTCGTTGGCTGGATGATGAAAATGAACGTGATTACTTTGAGTTTAAAATGACAAATAATGAACTAACCGGTGATTATGTTCTTGAAATAACCGATTTTGCTCCCCTTGACGAGATGGACGATCAAAAGGAACTCTGGGATTCTCAGATAGATACGCTTAGAAGAAGCGGTGGATTCTAATGCCTAAAAATTTCTTGCTATCCTTTTTTTGTGCTAATTTTGTATCGTAATTATATGAGATATTGAAATGCTAGGCATAAAAAAGTTAGATATATTTATTGTAAAGAGTTTCTTGACGCTCTTTCTTGGTACTTTTCTTATTTGTCTTTTCATCTTTATGATGCAGTTCCTGTGGAGATACATAGACGAACTAGTTGGAAAAGGATTGGAAATGGAGGTGCTAGCGCAATTCTTCTTTTATTCTGCTATAAGTTTAGTTCCTGCTTCTTTGCCTTTGGCTGTTTTACTTGCCTCACTGATTACTTTTGGAAATTTTGGAGAACGATATGAACTGCTTGCTATGAAAGCGGCGGGTATTTCGTTATTTAAAATAATGCGGCCTTTGATTGTTTTCGTTGCACTGCTGTGCTGTATTTCTTTTTTCTTTCAGAATGTAGTGGGTCCTAAGGCTGAGGTTAAGCTGTGGACTTTATTGATTTCAATGAAGCAGAAATCACCTGAACTGGATATTCCGGAGAGGGTATTTTATAATAATGTAATAGAGGGTTATAATCTATATGTGAAGAAGAAGAACCGTGATACGGGAGTACTGTATAACGTTATGATCTATAATTTTTCGGATGGCTTTGAAAATGCCCATATCATCTTGGCAGATTCGGGACGTTTGGAGATGACGGCAGATAAACAGCATTTATACCTTCATTTGTATAGTGGCGAGATGTTCGAGAATCTTAAAGCTCAGAGTTCCGGGGTTCAGAATGTACCTTATCGACGGGAAAGCTTTAGGGAAAAACATACGATTATTGAGTTTAACTCACAATTCAACATGGTTGATGCGAGTATTATGAGTAATCAATCGAGAAGTAAGAACATGACAATGCTTGAAGCTTCTATTGATTCCATGACAATGCTTAGTGATAGTATTGGACGATCTTATTATAAGGAGGCTGCTGCGGGGGCTTATCGTCCGATTCCGTTCTTATCCAAACAAGATACACTCAAGGTAAAGTCTGCACACTTGGGAGACTACAATGTCGATAGCTTGTTCGATTCTTCTACTCTCATGCAGAAGCAACGGGTTTTAAC contains these protein-coding regions:
- a CDS encoding LptF/LptG family permease; this encodes MLGIKKLDIFIVKSFLTLFLGTFLICLFIFMMQFLWRYIDELVGKGLEMEVLAQFFFYSAISLVPASLPLAVLLASLITFGNFGERYELLAMKAAGISLFKIMRPLIVFVALLCCISFFFQNVVGPKAEVKLWTLLISMKQKSPELDIPERVFYNNVIEGYNLYVKKKNRDTGVLYNVMIYNFSDGFENAHIILADSGRLEMTADKQHLYLHLYSGEMFENLKAQSSGVQNVPYRRESFREKHTIIEFNSQFNMVDASIMSNQSRSKNMTMLEASIDSMTMLSDSIGRSYYKEAAAGAYRPIPFLSKQDTLKVKSAHLGDYNVDSLFDSSTLMQKQRVLTSVVSNAGNLGSDWGFKSFNIQQNDQSIRKHKTEWHNKITLSLACLIFFFIGAPLGAIIRRGGLGMPVIVSVLIFIIYYIINNTGYKMARDGNWVVWMGMWTSTAVLAPLGAFLSYKSNKDSVVLNADAYISWFKRIAGIRSVRHLFRKEVVIVDPDYDRIVTDLSQLSIDCKAYIDKCRLMKSPNYIKLWMVNTHNEEIVMLNDRLEILVEEMSNSQSITLLNALNNYPVIAVHAHVRPFDIYWLNMLAGLLVPVGLFFYFRIWAFRVRLGNDINRIIKTNEEITTIIQTNL
- a CDS encoding START-like domain-containing protein, with the translated sequence MKREKLHLEYLLNATSRNIIWSAISTPTGLEGWFADKVVSDDKIVTFHWGKTEKREAEIIAIRAYSFIRFRWLDDENERDYFEFKMTNNELTGDYVLEITDFAPLDEMDDQKELWDSQIDTLRRSGGF